One genomic segment of Rhinolophus sinicus isolate RSC01 linkage group LG11, ASM3656204v1, whole genome shotgun sequence includes these proteins:
- the LEP gene encoding leptin isoform X1, producing the protein MRGGPLCQFLCLWLCLSCVEAVPMQKIQDDTKVLIKTIITRINGISHMQSVSKYMVTGLDFLPGFQSVLGLSMMNELLETYQKILINLPSRNLMQISNDMENLQHLLQLLASSKGCHFHQAEGLQSLKGSILEASLYSTEVVVLNGLKAFLQTMLRQLEFNPEC; encoded by the exons ATGCGTGGCGGACCCCTGTGCCAGTTCCTGTGCCTTTGGCTCTGTCTGTCCTGCGTTGAAGCTGTGCCCATGCAAAAAATCCAGGATGACACCAAAGTGCTCATCAAGACGATTATCACCAGGATCAATGGCATCTCGCACATG CAGTCGGTCTCCAAATACATGGTTACTGGTTTGGACTTCCTGCCTGGGTTCCAGTCTGTCCTGGGTTTGTCCATGATGAACGAGCTATTGGAGACCTACCAAAAGATCCTCATCAATCTGCCTTCCAGAAATTTGATGCAAATATCTAATGACATGGAGAACCTCCAACACCTTCTCCAACTGCTGGCCTCCTCCAAGGGCTGTCACTTCCACCAGGCCGAGGGCTTGCAGTCCCTGAAGGGCAGCATCCTGGAAGCTTCGCTCTACTCCACAGAGGTGGTGGTCCTGAACGGGCTGAAGGCGTTCCTGCAGACCATGCTGCGGCAGCTGGAGTTCAACCCTGAGTGCTGA
- the LEP gene encoding leptin isoform X2, with amino-acid sequence MRGGPLCQFLCLWLCLSCVEAVPMQKIQDDTKVLIKTIITRINGISHMSVSKYMVTGLDFLPGFQSVLGLSMMNELLETYQKILINLPSRNLMQISNDMENLQHLLQLLASSKGCHFHQAEGLQSLKGSILEASLYSTEVVVLNGLKAFLQTMLRQLEFNPEC; translated from the exons ATGCGTGGCGGACCCCTGTGCCAGTTCCTGTGCCTTTGGCTCTGTCTGTCCTGCGTTGAAGCTGTGCCCATGCAAAAAATCCAGGATGACACCAAAGTGCTCATCAAGACGATTATCACCAGGATCAATGGCATCTCGCACATG TCGGTCTCCAAATACATGGTTACTGGTTTGGACTTCCTGCCTGGGTTCCAGTCTGTCCTGGGTTTGTCCATGATGAACGAGCTATTGGAGACCTACCAAAAGATCCTCATCAATCTGCCTTCCAGAAATTTGATGCAAATATCTAATGACATGGAGAACCTCCAACACCTTCTCCAACTGCTGGCCTCCTCCAAGGGCTGTCACTTCCACCAGGCCGAGGGCTTGCAGTCCCTGAAGGGCAGCATCCTGGAAGCTTCGCTCTACTCCACAGAGGTGGTGGTCCTGAACGGGCTGAAGGCGTTCCTGCAGACCATGCTGCGGCAGCTGGAGTTCAACCCTGAGTGCTGA